The Noviherbaspirillum saxi genome includes a window with the following:
- a CDS encoding acyl-CoA synthetase — MSFASHQSQPDRYQELYTNFQWHVPEQLNIADVCCARWADTPSRIAIHYEDDEGKTATFTYSELHHQANRLAAVLQGLGVSKGDRVAIVLPQRPETAVAHIACYRLGAVAMPLSILFGPDALEYRLQNSEATVAVVDQAGLQNLLDTRANCPSLRHVIAVECATGDMLDWHRELAAAADSFDPVTTLATDPAVLIYTSGTTGAPKGALIPHSAIIGNLTGFVASQNWFPQEGDVFWSPADWAWTGGLMDALLPSLYFGMPILGYRGRFSAETAFHLLEKYGITNTFLFPTALKMMMKAVPAPRDRYTLKLRAIMSAGEAVGDAVFNWCETALGVPPNEMFGQTEMNYIVGNSIHQWPAKPGSMGRPYPGHRVAVIDDEGNLVKPGETGEVALNKTDIHGYPDPIFFIGYWKNPEATRNKYTGDWCRTGDLALVDEDGYLWYQGRADDMFKAAGYRIGPSEIENCLVKHAAVANVAVVPKPDAERGNIVKAFVVLTPDVVRGAEGDQRLIAELQAHVRGKLAPYEYPKEIEFIDALPMTTTGKVQRRVLRLLEQERAAKP; from the coding sequence ATGTCTTTTGCATCCCATCAGTCGCAGCCTGATCGCTATCAGGAGCTTTACACAAACTTCCAATGGCATGTTCCCGAGCAACTGAACATCGCGGATGTATGTTGCGCACGCTGGGCGGACACGCCGTCGAGAATCGCGATCCACTACGAAGACGACGAAGGAAAGACCGCCACCTTCACCTATTCCGAACTGCACCATCAGGCGAATCGGCTTGCAGCGGTGCTGCAGGGGCTGGGGGTATCCAAGGGCGACCGCGTCGCCATCGTGCTGCCTCAGCGCCCGGAAACCGCGGTAGCGCACATTGCCTGCTACCGGCTTGGCGCGGTGGCCATGCCGCTGTCCATCCTCTTTGGCCCCGACGCTCTCGAATATCGTCTGCAAAACAGTGAAGCTACCGTCGCAGTCGTCGATCAGGCGGGACTGCAGAATTTGCTGGACACGCGCGCAAACTGCCCATCGCTGCGCCATGTGATCGCAGTGGAATGCGCAACCGGCGACATGCTCGACTGGCACCGGGAACTCGCCGCCGCGGCCGACAGTTTCGATCCGGTGACTACACTTGCCACCGACCCTGCCGTTCTGATTTACACCAGTGGCACCACCGGTGCGCCGAAAGGCGCGCTGATTCCGCATTCGGCCATCATCGGCAATCTGACCGGCTTCGTCGCTTCACAGAACTGGTTTCCGCAAGAGGGGGACGTATTCTGGTCTCCGGCAGACTGGGCCTGGACCGGCGGCCTGATGGATGCCTTGCTGCCGTCGTTGTATTTCGGCATGCCCATTCTTGGCTACCGCGGCCGCTTCTCTGCCGAGACGGCGTTCCATCTGCTCGAAAAGTACGGAATAACGAACACCTTCCTGTTTCCGACCGCGCTCAAGATGATGATGAAGGCCGTCCCCGCACCGCGCGATCGGTATACGCTCAAGCTGCGCGCCATCATGAGCGCCGGCGAAGCGGTGGGCGATGCAGTCTTCAACTGGTGCGAGACAGCGCTTGGCGTGCCGCCGAACGAGATGTTCGGCCAGACCGAAATGAACTACATCGTCGGCAACAGCATCCATCAATGGCCGGCCAAGCCCGGCAGCATGGGGCGACCGTATCCGGGACACAGAGTGGCCGTGATCGATGACGAAGGCAATCTGGTCAAGCCGGGAGAGACCGGTGAAGTCGCCTTGAACAAGACCGATATCCATGGATACCCTGACCCGATTTTCTTCATCGGCTACTGGAAAAATCCGGAGGCGACCCGCAACAAATATACCGGCGATTGGTGCCGCACCGGCGATCTCGCCTTGGTCGACGAAGACGGCTATCTTTGGTATCAGGGGCGCGCCGACGACATGTTCAAGGCAGCCGGCTATCGGATCGGGCCGTCGGAAATCGAGAACTGCCTGGTCAAGCATGCGGCGGTCGCCAATGTGGCGGTGGTGCCAAAACCCGACGCGGAGCGCGGCAACATCGTCAAGGCATTCGTGGTGCTGACACCCGATGTCGTGCGCGGCGCAGAGGGCGATCAGCGATTGATTGCGGAACTGCAGGCTCATGTGCGCGGCAAGCTTGCGCCTTACGAGTATCCAAAAGAAATCGAGTTTATCGACGCGCTACCGATGACCACGACCGGAAAGGTCCAGAGGCGTGTGCTCCGACTTCTAGAACAGGAGCGCGCAGCCAAACCGTAG
- a CDS encoding alpha/beta fold hydrolase, translating into MKSSRSEYIPVRGLQYHVRHWGEEGNPKIFMMHGWMDVSASFQFVVDCLKKDWHVIAPDWRGFGLTAVPGADCYWFPDYMGDLDAILAHYSPEEAVNLLGHSMGGNVCTLYAGVRPARIRKLINLEGFGMPTTKPDQAPGRYAKWLDELREVPTMRAYASQAEVAARLQKTNPRLTDERAAFLSAHWSAHNKQGEWEILGDPAHKLISPILYRVEEALACWKSITASVLWVEATDTEAWRWMGPKESARLEIDRRIGFFANVRTAMIENAGHMLHHDQPEELAGLIEDFL; encoded by the coding sequence ATGAAATCTTCCCGTTCCGAATACATTCCCGTTCGCGGCCTGCAATATCACGTGCGTCACTGGGGTGAAGAAGGCAATCCGAAAATATTCATGATGCATGGCTGGATGGATGTCTCCGCATCGTTCCAATTCGTAGTCGATTGCCTCAAGAAAGACTGGCATGTCATCGCGCCCGACTGGCGCGGGTTTGGACTGACGGCAGTGCCGGGAGCGGATTGCTATTGGTTCCCCGATTACATGGGCGACCTGGATGCGATCCTTGCCCATTACTCGCCCGAGGAAGCGGTCAACCTGCTCGGACACAGCATGGGAGGCAACGTGTGCACGCTTTATGCCGGCGTTCGTCCCGCACGCATCCGCAAGCTGATCAATCTCGAAGGCTTCGGCATGCCGACAACCAAGCCTGACCAAGCCCCGGGGCGCTATGCAAAATGGCTCGATGAATTGCGCGAAGTGCCGACCATGCGTGCATATGCAAGCCAGGCCGAGGTCGCGGCCCGTCTGCAAAAAACCAATCCACGCCTTACCGATGAACGTGCGGCTTTTCTTTCGGCGCATTGGTCTGCACACAACAAGCAGGGTGAATGGGAAATTCTCGGCGATCCTGCGCACAAGCTGATCAGTCCGATTCTATATCGCGTCGAAGAGGCGCTGGCTTGCTGGAAGTCGATCACGGCGTCGGTCTTGTGGGTGGAAGCCACCGACACCGAAGCCTGGCGCTGGATGGGCCCGAAAGAAAGCGCGCGCTTGGAAATCGACAGGCGCATAGGATTTTTTGCAAATGTCAGAACGGCAATGATCGAAAACGCCGGTCATATGCTGCACCACGACCAGCCGGAAGAGCTGGCAGGATTGATCGAAGATTTCCTGTAG
- a CDS encoding 3',5'-nucleoside bisphosphate phosphatase, with amino-acid sequence MLNVDLHCHSNVSDGALPPGEVAARAKANGVDVWALTDHDEVDGIPEAREAAHALGMRYVTGVEISVTWASQTIHIVGLQFDENNEDLKQGLIQTRSGREKRAHAMAAQLAEVGIPNAFEGALKYVGNPDLISRTHFARYIIELGVCKDIPEVFSNYLIEGKPGYVPHRWTTLKDAVTWIRGAGGIAVIAHPGRYDLYDVALDALLNEFKRYGGAGVEVITGSHTPDEYDVYANVARKYGLLASRGSDFHAPGESHTELGALPNLPPSVTPVWHDWKL; translated from the coding sequence ATGTTGAACGTCGACCTGCATTGCCATTCCAACGTTTCCGATGGTGCGCTGCCGCCAGGCGAGGTAGCCGCGCGCGCCAAGGCAAACGGTGTGGACGTGTGGGCATTGACCGATCACGACGAAGTCGACGGTATTCCGGAAGCCCGCGAAGCTGCGCATGCGCTGGGCATGCGTTATGTAACGGGCGTGGAAATTTCCGTTACCTGGGCGTCCCAGACCATCCATATCGTCGGACTGCAATTCGACGAAAACAACGAAGACCTGAAACAGGGATTGATCCAGACCCGTTCCGGCCGCGAAAAGCGTGCGCACGCGATGGCCGCGCAGCTCGCCGAGGTCGGCATTCCGAATGCCTTCGAGGGGGCGCTCAAGTATGTCGGCAACCCGGACCTGATCTCGCGCACGCATTTTGCCCGCTATATCATCGAACTGGGCGTGTGCAAGGATATTCCTGAAGTGTTCAGCAATTACTTGATCGAAGGTAAGCCCGGCTACGTTCCGCACCGCTGGACCACCCTCAAGGATGCGGTTACATGGATTCGCGGGGCAGGGGGCATTGCGGTCATTGCCCATCCCGGTCGCTATGATCTGTACGATGTGGCGCTGGACGCGCTGCTCAACGAGTTCAAGCGCTACGGCGGTGCCGGAGTGGAAGTGATTACCGGTAGCCATACGCCAGACGAGTACGATGTGTACGCCAATGTGGCGCGCAAGTACGGATTGCTGGCGTCGCGCGGTTCCGATTTCCATGCTCCCGGCGAATCGCATACAGAACTGGGCGCGTTGCCCAACCTCCCTCCATCGGTGACCCCGGTCTGGCACGACTGGAAGCTGTAA